The Bacillus sp. Y1 genome has a window encoding:
- a CDS encoding methyl-accepting chemotaxis protein, with the protein MKIQSKLIVLVTILFLSLIVTGTLSVFQLHSTKNAYLEMQEDQEIQLFLKSLQYRFTGISNDERAFLLTGDMELVDGIAKKVEEIESYFSILTSMNSLASEDKEEIKEIQANLQPYFEKNQQMVEYYTSGEQEKALKIHMEEERSIRKELVDPSIETFLTKINKEIEADKKIVNEDQKTGSLILYIVIGLSIIFGVIVAFFIIRSIVKPLNEMTKRLKDIAEGEGDLTHVIHLKSKDELGVMANSFNQMVGKLRDLMKQVSDNADQVAAAAEQLNVSSQETTKATEQIASTVEQVAVGTDQQVITVKDTSIKVSDLSSRLSSIASKTEWVASNALSTATGAVEGNKAIEGIAGKMDDIHSTVEQLSQEVRKLGERSGQISEIVKVITGIAEQTNLLALNAAIEAARAGENGRGFAVVSDEVRKLAEQSAASASQISQLIGIIQSDTNQTLRSMDETTIKVNEGTSYIQHAGQSFKEIEQSVSEVSSEILKMSRSVQEISKETEQMVVAIEKVGDTSEMTAAGTQSMAASTEEQLAAMDEISSSSNSLAKMAEDLQQVIGKFKV; encoded by the coding sequence TTGAAGATACAGAGTAAATTAATTGTTCTAGTTACTATTCTATTCCTATCGCTTATCGTTACAGGGACTTTATCTGTTTTTCAATTACATTCTACTAAAAACGCTTACCTTGAAATGCAGGAAGACCAAGAAATTCAATTGTTCTTGAAGTCTCTTCAGTATCGATTTACAGGAATATCTAATGATGAAAGAGCCTTTCTTCTAACAGGTGATATGGAGTTAGTTGATGGGATTGCAAAGAAAGTAGAAGAAATAGAGAGTTATTTTTCTATATTAACTTCAATGAATAGCTTAGCATCTGAGGATAAAGAGGAAATTAAAGAGATTCAAGCGAATCTTCAACCCTATTTTGAAAAAAATCAACAAATGGTCGAGTACTATACAAGTGGTGAGCAAGAAAAAGCATTAAAGATCCACATGGAAGAGGAAAGAAGTATTCGAAAAGAACTAGTAGATCCAAGCATAGAAACTTTTCTCACAAAAATAAATAAAGAAATAGAAGCTGATAAAAAGATAGTAAATGAGGATCAAAAAACAGGTTCGTTGATCCTATACATTGTAATTGGTCTATCTATTATCTTTGGAGTAATAGTAGCATTTTTCATTATTAGATCAATTGTGAAGCCTTTAAATGAGATGACTAAACGGTTGAAAGATATTGCAGAAGGTGAAGGCGATCTCACACATGTTATTCATTTAAAATCCAAAGATGAGCTAGGTGTGATGGCTAATTCGTTCAATCAGATGGTAGGGAAATTACGCGATTTAATGAAACAAGTAAGTGACAATGCAGATCAGGTGGCAGCAGCTGCTGAGCAACTAAACGTTAGCTCGCAGGAAACAACAAAAGCAACGGAACAGATTGCTTCCACGGTAGAACAAGTTGCAGTAGGAACAGATCAACAAGTAATAACAGTTAAAGATACCTCGATTAAAGTGAGCGATCTATCATCAAGATTAAGTTCCATTGCTTCAAAAACTGAATGGGTTGCTAGCAATGCGTTATCAACAGCAACAGGAGCTGTTGAAGGGAACAAAGCAATTGAAGGTATTGCTGGAAAAATGGATGATATTCATTCAACTGTAGAGCAATTATCACAAGAGGTTAGAAAACTAGGAGAACGATCTGGTCAAATCAGTGAGATTGTTAAAGTAATCACTGGAATCGCTGAGCAAACGAATCTTTTAGCATTAAACGCTGCCATTGAAGCAGCGAGAGCCGGAGAAAATGGAAGAGGATTTGCCGTTGTTTCAGATGAAGTTCGGAAATTAGCAGAACAATCTGCAGCATCCGCAAGTCAAATTTCTCAACTAATTGGCATCATTCAATCTGACACCAATCAAACATTACGTTCTATGGATGAAACAACAATTAAAGTAAATGAAGGTACATCATACATTCAACATGCTGGACAGTCGTTTAAAGAAATAGAACAATCGGTATCTGAGGTTTCTTCTGAGATCCTTAAAATGTCACGTTCAGTTCAAGAAATATCAAAGGAGACGGAACAAATGGTTGTTGCCATTGAAAAAGTAGGTGACACTTCAGAAATGACAGCAGCTGGAACCCAGAGTATGGCGGCATCAACAGAAGAGCAGCTGGCAGCAATGGATGAAATAAGTTCATCATCAAACTCTTTAGCAAAAATGGCAGAAGATCTTCAACAGGTAATAGGGAAATTTAAAGTGTAA
- a CDS encoding ATP-binding protein, translating into MNEKEPRYITLSKRKCKEVGMDPNEIVRPRVTLSKLEVQKRQEAYREILSVVRFFSEKLIFTLQETPIFIAISDSEGYLLDLAGDDLIKSTIDQFGIHLGSLFRQEDSGTNVVSLALEHQHPVQLVGENHYHTFLHEMACYGAPFHYTDEDNLLGSVNIMVPVAFHNPLFLPMLTQLVDSIERELLLRKQNRKLNIFNQVLINGARNGIIISNANGMILEFTDFAKQIFHKPFTSIYELPILGDYFKSVLTMEEIYDSKEVIFQSALGDPIICLFDAQPIYEGEKVIGAYGQLRDMTDRFFMEEKIKTTEKQVLAGRIAAGIAHEIRNPLTTVRGYLQFLEKEVGSDIGQLFSNLLIPEIDRANKIITDFLSIAKPSEKVFERIQIKHFFTDYLWNFLKSEALLHNVNLDFNIPPHTENLFILCNREELLQVFINLFQNSLQAERDIPLAVSICTNLKDEHIQIKFSDNGKGIPASIVTNIFEPFFSTKDMGTGLGLSVSLKIIENHNGQMTAKSMENSGTTFEIELPTHKET; encoded by the coding sequence ATGAACGAAAAGGAACCACGTTATATCACACTTTCAAAGCGGAAGTGTAAAGAAGTCGGGATGGATCCAAATGAGATCGTTCGTCCCAGAGTAACTTTATCCAAATTAGAGGTTCAAAAAAGACAAGAAGCGTATAGAGAAATACTGTCCGTTGTTCGTTTCTTTTCAGAAAAACTGATTTTCACTTTACAAGAAACGCCAATTTTCATCGCTATTTCGGATTCAGAAGGTTACTTATTAGACCTGGCAGGTGACGACCTCATAAAGTCTACTATAGATCAATTTGGTATTCACTTGGGAAGTTTATTTAGACAAGAAGATTCAGGAACGAATGTAGTTAGTTTGGCGTTAGAACACCAGCATCCCGTTCAGTTAGTGGGAGAGAACCATTACCACACCTTTCTTCATGAAATGGCGTGCTATGGCGCTCCTTTTCATTACACAGATGAGGATAATCTATTAGGTAGTGTAAATATCATGGTCCCTGTTGCTTTTCACAATCCCTTATTTTTGCCAATGCTTACCCAATTAGTGGATTCCATTGAGAGAGAATTGCTTTTAAGAAAACAAAATCGTAAGCTTAATATCTTTAATCAAGTATTAATAAATGGAGCTAGAAACGGAATCATTATTTCTAATGCAAATGGGATGATTTTAGAATTTACTGATTTTGCTAAGCAAATTTTTCATAAACCTTTTACAAGTATTTATGAACTTCCCATTTTAGGAGACTATTTCAAGAGTGTCCTTACTATGGAGGAAATTTATGATAGTAAAGAAGTCATTTTCCAAAGTGCTTTAGGAGACCCAATTATTTGTCTTTTTGATGCACAACCGATATATGAGGGTGAGAAGGTCATTGGAGCGTACGGACAACTACGTGACATGACAGACCGCTTTTTTATGGAGGAAAAGATAAAGACCACTGAAAAACAAGTACTAGCAGGGCGAATTGCGGCTGGTATCGCGCATGAAATAAGAAATCCTCTAACAACTGTTCGTGGGTACCTCCAATTTCTTGAAAAAGAGGTGGGGAGTGATATCGGTCAATTATTTTCGAATCTACTCATTCCGGAAATTGATCGAGCGAATAAAATTATTACAGATTTTCTAAGTATTGCAAAGCCTTCCGAAAAAGTGTTTGAACGCATCCAAATTAAGCATTTCTTTACAGACTACTTATGGAATTTCCTTAAAAGTGAAGCTTTGCTGCACAATGTAAATCTGGACTTTAATATACCACCACATACGGAGAATCTTTTCATCTTATGCAATCGCGAAGAGTTGCTTCAGGTATTTATTAATCTATTTCAAAATTCTTTACAGGCTGAACGGGATATTCCCCTAGCCGTAAGTATCTGTACTAATTTAAAAGATGAACATATCCAGATAAAGTTCAGTGATAATGGGAAAGGTATTCCTGCCTCTATTGTGACGAATATTTTCGAACCATTCTTTTCAACAAAGGATATGGGGACAGGATTAGGCCTATCGGTCTCGCTAAAAATAATCGAGAACCACAATGGTCAAATGACTGCCAAAAGTATGGAGAATTCAGGAACAACTTTTGAGATTGAACTCCCCACTCATAAGGAAACCTAA
- a CDS encoding histidine--tRNA ligase — MKKMDYQNVRGTQDYLPEAEVLRRRVRRTLEDVFIQYGCKPLETPILNYTELLASKYGGGAEILEEMYTLSDRGKRELALRYDLTIPFAKVIAMNPSVRMPFKRYEIGKVFRDGPIKTGRFREFTQCDVDMVGVDSQIAEVELMMMALDVFRKLGLEVTIQYNNRKLLTGLLEVFQTPAEKMNKVVLILDKLEKVGAGGVVNELTDLGLESTTIHNIKQFLNSKNNTEYSYFKPFTNKNSLLQKGLNELMELEGYLEELGMKTECIFNPFLARGLDIYTGSIYEIFLTDESIKSSIGSGGRYDNAIGGLLGTDQKFSTVGISFGLDVIYTAISYKQMNQEESTIDYYVIPINTEKESLKVARQLRERGYNVEMELGRKKLGKLMEKANKEGFPNVIIIGEEEVKLNQIKIKEMKSGQERTEFFHF; from the coding sequence ATGAAGAAAATGGATTATCAAAATGTAAGAGGAACACAGGACTATTTACCGGAGGCCGAGGTGTTGAGAAGAAGAGTAAGAAGAACGTTGGAAGATGTATTTATTCAATATGGTTGTAAACCTTTAGAGACACCAATCTTAAACTACACAGAGTTGCTCGCATCTAAATATGGGGGTGGAGCTGAGATACTTGAAGAAATGTACACATTATCTGATCGTGGAAAAAGAGAATTAGCCTTGCGCTACGATTTGACGATTCCGTTTGCGAAAGTAATAGCCATGAACCCGTCAGTTAGAATGCCTTTTAAAAGATACGAAATTGGCAAAGTGTTTCGTGATGGTCCTATAAAAACAGGAAGGTTTCGAGAGTTTACTCAGTGTGACGTAGATATGGTAGGTGTGGATTCACAAATAGCTGAAGTTGAACTTATGATGATGGCATTGGATGTGTTCAGAAAACTTGGATTAGAAGTAACCATTCAATATAACAACCGAAAACTTTTAACAGGGTTACTAGAGGTCTTTCAAACTCCTGCCGAAAAAATGAATAAAGTTGTGTTAATCCTTGATAAGCTTGAAAAAGTAGGGGCAGGAGGAGTTGTAAATGAATTAACTGACCTTGGGTTAGAGTCAACAACCATCCATAACATCAAACAATTCCTAAACTCTAAAAACAATACAGAATACAGTTATTTTAAGCCTTTTACAAATAAAAACTCTCTTCTCCAAAAGGGACTAAATGAACTAATGGAGCTTGAAGGCTATTTGGAGGAGCTTGGTATGAAAACAGAATGTATTTTTAATCCTTTTTTAGCAAGAGGGTTAGATATCTATACGGGTAGCATTTACGAGATTTTTTTAACGGATGAGTCTATTAAATCTAGCATTGGTAGTGGTGGAAGATACGATAACGCAATTGGTGGATTGCTTGGAACAGATCAGAAATTTTCAACCGTGGGAATTTCATTTGGGTTAGATGTAATCTATACTGCCATAAGCTACAAGCAGATGAACCAGGAGGAATCTACTATTGATTATTATGTCATTCCCATTAATACGGAAAAAGAGTCATTAAAAGTGGCGAGGCAGCTTAGGGAAAGGGGTTACAATGTAGAAATGGAACTAGGAAGAAAGAAACTTGGGAAGTTGATGGAAAAAGCCAACAAAGAAGGTTTTCCAAATGTCATTATCATAGGAGAAGAGGAAGTAAAATTGAATCAAATAAAAATAAAAGAGATGAAATCGGGACAGGAAAGAACAGAATTCTTTCATTTTTAA
- a CDS encoding GNAT family N-acetyltransferase, which produces MKIRKLNTGESVPFDLLLEADPSRKIVEEYIRRGDCYIAEDSNTVVGVYVLLPTRPETVELVNLSVLESEQGKGLGKKLVLHAIQIAIDRGFQRIEIGTGNSSIGQLALYQKCGFRIVGVEVDFFSKNYPEEIYENGIHCRDMIRLSRDL; this is translated from the coding sequence ATGAAAATACGAAAGCTTAATACAGGGGAATCAGTCCCATTCGATTTGTTGCTTGAAGCTGATCCTTCTCGAAAAATAGTAGAAGAGTATATTAGAAGGGGAGATTGCTATATAGCTGAAGACTCCAACACAGTAGTTGGTGTTTACGTTCTACTCCCTACTAGACCTGAAACTGTTGAGCTAGTGAATCTTTCCGTTTTAGAGAGTGAACAAGGGAAAGGGCTTGGCAAAAAGCTTGTTTTGCACGCTATTCAGATAGCTATAGATCGTGGATTTCAACGAATAGAAATTGGTACGGGTAATTCCAGTATTGGACAGCTGGCTCTTTATCAAAAATGTGGCTTTCGGATTGTGGGTGTAGAAGTCGACTTTTTTAGTAAGAATTACCCAGAGGAAATCTACGAAAATGGTATCCATTGTAGAGATATGATTCGACTATCAAGAGATTTGTAA
- a CDS encoding antibiotic biosynthesis monooxygenase family protein yields MILEAVMLQVREGLEEEYEEAFRQASGIISSMRGYQSHELQRCLEVKGKYLLLVKWDTLEDHTIGFRGSAEYQEWKRLLHHFYDPFPTVEHFSKVEH; encoded by the coding sequence ATGATTTTAGAAGCGGTTATGCTTCAGGTTAGAGAGGGTCTTGAAGAGGAATACGAGGAGGCATTTCGACAAGCATCCGGAATTATTTCCAGTATGAGAGGCTATCAGTCACATGAGTTACAGCGCTGTTTGGAAGTGAAGGGAAAGTATTTGTTACTTGTGAAGTGGGACACATTAGAGGATCACACAATTGGATTTCGTGGGTCAGCAGAGTACCAGGAGTGGAAACGTTTATTACACCATTTCTATGACCCGTTTCCGACAGTAGAGCATTTTAGTAAGGTTGAACATTAA
- a CDS encoding pentapeptide repeat-containing protein: protein MSHQTITNKGLFINYKADCENCFGLCCVALPFIKSADFAVDKDGGVPCKNLQEDYRCGIHEGLRGKGYKGCTVYECFGAGQKVSQFTYKGRDWREDKNAAKEMFHVFPIMQQLHEMLYYLQEALILAETRSIHNEIQKVLDDTEALTKLNPNSLMDLNVSNHREVVNEYLLKSSELVRHKVKKDENHQKKVGKGMDLIGAKLKGANLKGMSWRGAFLIAADLRESDLRYCDFIGSDLRDANLHGANLQGSIFLTQAQVNAAEGDKNTKLPSHLKVPEHWLT from the coding sequence TTGTCTCATCAAACTATAACAAACAAAGGTCTTTTTATAAATTATAAAGCTGATTGTGAAAATTGTTTTGGTTTATGCTGTGTCGCTTTGCCATTTATCAAATCAGCTGATTTTGCAGTAGATAAAGATGGAGGGGTACCTTGTAAAAACCTTCAGGAAGATTATCGTTGCGGAATTCATGAGGGTTTACGGGGGAAGGGATATAAAGGCTGCACCGTGTATGAATGCTTTGGAGCTGGACAAAAAGTTTCTCAATTTACTTATAAAGGTAGAGATTGGCGGGAAGACAAGAATGCAGCAAAAGAGATGTTTCATGTTTTTCCAATCATGCAGCAGCTTCACGAGATGTTGTATTACTTACAGGAAGCACTTATTCTAGCAGAAACTCGTTCCATTCATAATGAGATACAAAAGGTACTAGACGACACGGAAGCCCTTACGAAACTTAATCCGAATTCATTAATGGATCTTAATGTATCAAATCATCGTGAGGTCGTAAATGAATACCTTTTAAAATCAAGTGAGCTTGTTCGTCATAAAGTGAAAAAAGATGAAAATCATCAGAAAAAAGTTGGAAAAGGAATGGATTTAATTGGTGCCAAGTTAAAAGGTGCAAACTTAAAAGGGATGAGTTGGAGGGGCGCATTTCTAATTGCTGCGGACCTTCGGGAAAGTGATTTACGGTATTGTGACTTTATTGGTTCCGATTTGAGGGATGCCAATTTACATGGCGCTAATTTACAAGGCAGTATCTTTCTTACACAAGCACAAGTAAATGCCGCGGAAGGCGACAAAAACACTAAATTACCATCTCACTTAAAAGTACCGGAACATTGGTTAACGTAG
- a CDS encoding histidine phosphatase family protein, translated as MEISLIRHGRSKWVQNDWITVKQFEDWVTRYDDHGVYEEETYPKETQKKLAIASMVYTSDLYRSRESAKLLIPTVDLVSDSLFRETELPTISGFFSKVKLQPSGWAVLMRCLWVAGYSRKCESFADAKNRAKQAAEELVRSAEKSKSVVLVGHGFFNILIAKELLQMGWTGAKRPATKHWQVTTYTK; from the coding sequence ATGGAAATCTCTTTAATAAGGCATGGAAGATCAAAATGGGTACAGAATGATTGGATTACAGTTAAACAGTTTGAAGACTGGGTAACTAGGTATGATGACCATGGGGTTTATGAAGAAGAAACTTACCCGAAGGAAACGCAAAAAAAATTGGCAATAGCCAGCATGGTCTATACAAGTGATTTATATAGGTCTAGAGAGTCTGCAAAATTATTAATTCCCACAGTGGACCTTGTTTCCGATTCCTTGTTCAGAGAAACAGAGTTGCCAACAATATCAGGATTTTTCTCGAAAGTAAAATTACAGCCTAGCGGATGGGCAGTCTTGATGAGGTGCTTGTGGGTTGCGGGTTATTCTAGAAAATGTGAATCCTTTGCGGATGCAAAAAATCGAGCCAAACAAGCTGCAGAGGAACTAGTCCGTTCGGCTGAAAAATCCAAATCTGTGGTATTGGTCGGACATGGATTTTTTAATATCTTAATAGCGAAAGAACTTTTACAAATGGGATGGACAGGCGCGAAGAGACCTGCGACGAAGCATTGGCAAGTTACTACATATACTAAATGA
- a CDS encoding MerR family transcriptional regulator, producing MSIRSLRYYEEQGILSPTRLSNGYRIYNETAIDQVHTIKFYLDLGLSIDQISGFLHCVLKNKETFCKEVLPIYEEKLEEIEKQIDTLQMIRLNLMERVAAIKDDR from the coding sequence GTGAGTATCCGTTCCCTAAGGTATTATGAGGAGCAGGGGATTTTAAGTCCGACGAGATTATCGAATGGCTATCGCATTTACAATGAAACAGCCATTGACCAAGTCCATACGATCAAGTTTTATTTGGATTTAGGACTGTCCATAGATCAGATTTCTGGATTTTTACACTGTGTTCTTAAAAATAAAGAAACGTTTTGTAAAGAAGTACTGCCGATTTACGAGGAAAAACTGGAGGAAATTGAAAAGCAGATTGATACGCTTCAAATGATTCGATTAAATTTAATGGAACGTGTGGCAGCGATTAAAGATGACCGATAA
- the trxA gene encoding thioredoxin: MLELGKETFHEQVEKKGVVLVDFGAPWCPPCRVQEPILEELEVKYGSGVVIAKVDADEEPELASQFGIMGLPTLLVFKDGELINTMRGLHSREQISTIIDRFII; the protein is encoded by the coding sequence ATGTTGGAATTAGGTAAAGAAACATTTCATGAACAAGTAGAAAAAAAGGGAGTTGTATTAGTGGATTTTGGTGCTCCATGGTGCCCTCCGTGTCGTGTGCAAGAACCGATTTTAGAGGAACTTGAAGTGAAATACGGAAGTGGTGTGGTGATTGCGAAAGTTGATGCGGATGAAGAACCTGAACTAGCATCCCAATTTGGAATTATGGGGTTGCCAACGCTATTAGTATTCAAGGATGGGGAGCTGATCAATACGATGCGTGGTCTGCATAGTAGAGAACAAATTAGTACAATCATTGATCGTTTCATCATATAA
- a CDS encoding dihydrofolate reductase family protein, with protein MNRKVVLFIATSLDGYIATNEESLDWLFQVEGEGDNGYSDFYETVDTILMGRRTFDWVMNQVNGQFPYEGKESFVFSRSKQPVHDQHVKFVAGDVIPFINKLKAQQGKSIWLVGGGDLIHSFLKEKLVDELTITVAPVLLGAGIPLFKEYELEQKLELKGIKRFNQFVELHYMVKR; from the coding sequence ATGAATCGAAAGGTTGTTCTTTTTATAGCGACGAGCTTGGATGGATATATTGCCACTAATGAAGAATCACTGGACTGGCTTTTTCAAGTAGAAGGCGAAGGAGATAATGGATACTCAGATTTTTATGAAACAGTAGACACTATCCTCATGGGAAGAAGGACCTTTGACTGGGTGATGAACCAAGTAAATGGACAATTTCCGTACGAAGGAAAAGAGAGTTTTGTATTTTCAAGAAGTAAACAACCGGTGCACGATCAACATGTGAAGTTTGTTGCGGGTGACGTTATTCCTTTTATAAATAAGCTTAAAGCACAACAAGGGAAATCTATTTGGTTAGTTGGTGGAGGAGACTTGATTCACTCGTTTTTAAAAGAGAAGCTTGTGGATGAGCTCACGATTACCGTAGCTCCGGTTTTACTTGGGGCAGGGATTCCGTTATTTAAGGAATACGAGCTTGAACAGAAGCTTGAGTTAAAGGGAATTAAAAGATTCAATCAATTTGTTGAGTTGCATTATATGGTTAAAAGATAG
- a CDS encoding YjjG family noncanonical pyrimidine nucleotidase, whose product MDLTAEDERRYKEINQGLWNAYENGKIDRDEVLNTRFSTFCMHYDLEANGSLLESKYRSYLSVSDGDNI is encoded by the coding sequence ATGGACTTAACGGCAGAAGACGAACGCAGGTATAAAGAGATAAACCAGGGTTTGTGGAATGCTTATGAAAACGGAAAAATTGATCGAGACGAGGTACTCAACACGAGATTTTCGACTTTCTGTATGCATTACGATTTGGAAGCGAATGGAAGTTTATTAGAAAGTAAGTATCGCAGTTATTTATCCGTTTCCGATGGAGACAATATATAA
- a CDS encoding YjcZ family sporulation protein gives MYNNSFALIVVLFILLIIVGTAFGA, from the coding sequence ATGTATAACAATAGTTTTGCGTTAATCGTTGTACTATTCATCTTGTTAATTATTGTTGGTACAGCATTTGGTGCCTAA
- a CDS encoding ROK family transcriptional regulator: MSDLIATPKSMKNVILRGIRSGLIELGSATKVELSNKLGISFPTISKFLAQMEKDGELLVVGLDDSSGGRRAKRYSYNPEFMLGLAIFLESNETHYTVFNCLGEVKEQGNTSSVLKNNDLSLLTKCIQGIITEYPKVSSIAIGVPGSVDNGRIFYIPDYDHLQNFDLKGYYENLFSIPVVIENDMNAAVLGYYKSLEHMDNQSLVYLYFGKNGPGAGVLINGDVVRGSSFFSGEVSFVPQYEKQNFFQALENREAFLDDHTLDAVSRLVATFVAIINPHMVIFCHDEVNEEVLEEIKKKSSTYVPREHLPQLTESNWKQDYLLGLQNLGLELMITKTSK, encoded by the coding sequence ATGAGTGACTTAATAGCAACTCCGAAATCAATGAAAAACGTCATCTTAAGGGGAATCCGATCTGGATTAATTGAACTTGGGAGTGCAACAAAAGTCGAATTAAGCAATAAATTAGGAATTAGTTTTCCTACGATTAGCAAATTTCTCGCGCAAATGGAAAAGGATGGAGAACTGTTGGTCGTTGGCCTTGATGATTCGAGTGGAGGAAGAAGAGCCAAACGCTATTCATACAATCCAGAGTTTATGCTGGGCTTGGCGATTTTTTTAGAAAGTAATGAAACCCACTATACCGTATTTAATTGTTTGGGTGAGGTAAAAGAACAAGGGAACACGTCAAGCGTACTAAAGAATAACGATTTGAGTTTATTAACCAAATGTATTCAGGGCATCATTACTGAGTATCCAAAAGTTTCCTCCATTGCGATTGGCGTACCTGGATCGGTTGATAATGGACGTATATTTTACATACCTGATTATGACCATTTACAGAACTTTGATTTAAAAGGGTATTATGAAAATCTTTTTTCTATCCCTGTCGTAATCGAAAACGATATGAATGCAGCGGTACTTGGCTACTATAAATCGCTTGAGCATATGGACAATCAGTCCCTCGTATACTTGTATTTTGGCAAGAATGGTCCAGGTGCCGGAGTTCTAATTAATGGAGACGTGGTGCGTGGGAGTTCCTTTTTCTCAGGTGAAGTATCATTTGTTCCACAGTACGAAAAACAAAACTTTTTTCAAGCCTTAGAAAATCGAGAGGCATTTCTTGATGATCATACTTTGGATGCGGTAAGTAGGTTAGTAGCTACATTTGTTGCCATAATAAACCCTCATATGGTTATTTTTTGTCATGATGAAGTGAATGAAGAAGTTCTTGAAGAGATTAAAAAGAAAAGCTCGACCTATGTTCCACGTGAACATCTTCCTCAATTAACCGAAAGCAATTGGAAACAAGACTATTTGTTAGGTTTACAGAATTTAGGGCTGGAGCTCATGATCACTAAAACAAGTAAGTAA
- a CDS encoding MFS transporter encodes MATFFLVIIYLAFISLGLPDSLLGVTWPLMRAEYGAPMEMAGWLFMTIAGATIVSSLFTGKVLNRFGTGKVTFVSCLLTAVAILGFNFAPSIIWLFICAIPLGLGAGCVDAALNNYVAANYKAHHMSWLHCFWGVGATLGPIIMSSFLTGDQSWRSGYITIAGLQFGLVVILFLTLPLWEKVASKSTNKLNTEIDSSISQITKNEKPLKIKGVKLAMATFLFYCGAEAGVGLWGSSYLVNVKDLSVGVAAQWISLYYGGITIGRFLTGFITLKVDNKTLIRSGQITALAGTILMLLPIPSIFSLIGLILIGLGLAPIFPCMLHETPTRFGKEHSQTIMGYQMALAYTGSTFLPPILGLVASHTTIGIFPYVIVLFAIGMLLASERLNRTMIDRKTLLKRNTESTAM; translated from the coding sequence ATGGCAACATTTTTCTTAGTGATTATTTATTTGGCTTTTATAAGCTTAGGATTACCAGATTCCTTGTTAGGAGTTACATGGCCATTAATGAGAGCAGAATACGGAGCACCTATGGAAATGGCTGGATGGCTGTTTATGACGATTGCAGGTGCCACGATTGTTTCGAGTCTTTTTACAGGAAAAGTTCTTAATAGGTTCGGTACTGGTAAGGTGACTTTTGTTAGTTGTCTCCTGACGGCTGTAGCAATACTTGGATTTAATTTTGCACCATCAATAATTTGGCTGTTTATTTGTGCAATCCCTCTTGGTTTAGGAGCGGGTTGCGTGGATGCTGCTTTAAACAATTATGTGGCTGCCAACTATAAGGCACACCACATGAGTTGGCTTCACTGCTTTTGGGGAGTGGGGGCTACGCTTGGGCCAATTATTATGTCTTCGTTTCTTACGGGAGATCAATCGTGGAGAAGTGGATATATTACCATTGCTGGCCTTCAATTTGGATTAGTCGTTATTCTTTTCTTAACCTTGCCGTTATGGGAAAAGGTAGCTAGTAAATCGACTAACAAACTAAACACTGAAATAGATTCTTCTATCAGTCAAATTACAAAAAATGAAAAACCTCTTAAAATTAAGGGTGTAAAGTTAGCCATGGCTACGTTTTTATTTTATTGCGGTGCTGAAGCAGGTGTAGGTCTTTGGGGAAGTAGTTATTTGGTAAACGTAAAAGATCTGTCTGTTGGTGTAGCTGCTCAGTGGATTTCTTTATATTATGGAGGCATTACGATAGGAAGGTTCTTGACCGGATTTATTACGCTAAAGGTTGATAATAAAACATTAATTCGCTCAGGTCAGATAACAGCTCTCGCTGGAACGATCCTTATGTTATTACCCATACCATCAATCTTTTCACTTATAGGTTTAATATTAATTGGTTTAGGCTTGGCACCCATTTTTCCATGTATGTTACACGAAACTCCAACGCGATTTGGAAAGGAACATTCTCAGACGATCATGGGTTATCAAATGGCGCTTGCGTATACGGGAAGTACCTTCTTACCTCCAATACTAGGATTGGTGGCTTCTCATACAACGATAGGTATTTTTCCTTATGTGATCGTACTCTTTGCAATTGGTATGCTTTTGGCTTCAGAAAGGTTAAATAGAACCATGATCGATAGGAAGACCTTATTGAAAAGAAATACTGAATCAACTGCTATGTAA